A DNA window from Ctenopharyngodon idella isolate HZGC_01 chromosome 10, HZGC01, whole genome shotgun sequence contains the following coding sequences:
- the stc1l gene encoding stanniocalcin 1, like — MLLKSGFLLLFVLAASAFGADQEPTQPRRARFSANSPTEVARCLKGALQVGCSTFACLENSTCDTDGMHEICNIFFHTAALFNTEGQTFVKESITCIANGITSKVFQTIKHCSTFQKMIAEVQEECYKKLHICKVAQSNPEAIGDVVQVPSHFPNRYYSTLLQSLMECNEDTVEVVRAGLLSRLGPDMATLFQLLQNKPCPSEPAAAGHSGMKGQNGFRWPIFKIQANLPNRDPTNIIARKRSIEGSS; from the exons ATGCTTCTGAAAAGTGGATTTCTTTTGCTCTTCGTTTTGGCTGCATCTGCGTTTGGAGCAGATCAAGAACCTACACAACCAAGACGAGCACGATTCTCAGCCAACAGCCCTA CTGAGGTTGCCCGCTGCCTGAAGGGTGCTCTGCAGGTGGGCTGCTCCACCTTTGCATGTCTGGAAAACTCAACCTGCGACACTGACGGAATGCACGAGATCTGTAACATCTTCTTCCACACAGCTGCTTTGTTCAATACAGAG GGTCAGACATTTGTGAAAGAGAGCATCACGTGCATCGCCAACGGTATCACCTCTAAGGTCTTCCAGACCATCAAACACTGTTCCACCTTCCAGAAGATGATTGCTGAAGTGCAGGAGGAATGCTATAAGAAGCTTCACATCTGCAAAGTGGCCCAATCCAACCCTGAGGCCATTGGTGATGTGGTCCAGGTGCCCAGCCACTTCCCAAACAG GTACTACAGCACACTTCTGCAGAGCTTAATGGAGTGCAACGAAGACACCGTGGAGGTGGTGCGGGCCGGGCTGCTGTCCAGACTGGGACCTGACATGGCCACGCTTTTCCAGCTGCTTCAGAACAAGCCCTGCCCATCTGAACCTGCTGCTGCCGGGCATTCTGGGATGAAGGGCCAAAACGGCTTCCGCTGGCCCATATTCAAGATCCAGGCCAATCTGCCCAACAGGGACCCCACTAACATCATCGCTAGGAAGCGCTCAATTGAAGGAAGCTCTTAG